The Salinibacterium sp. M195 genome includes a window with the following:
- a CDS encoding isocitrate lyase/phosphoenolpyruvate mutase family protein yields MTENAKTTPAARAELLRSLHAPGTPLIVSNVWDAITARIVAEAPGVRALATASHAISFANGVSDGEGLTVDQALNAASIICNAVEIPVSVDFEKGYAADAAGVQANVERLIAAGASGLNIEDSSSPAKAPLFELAHAAARVAAARAAGEATGVPIAINARVDVLAGGGEWEDMVARANAYLAAGADCIFVLGLGDEDMVRDAIEQVNGPISVIGGPGYIPLKALAELGVARVSFGPRTLGLTLSHLHAAATQLTALGEYPDELGFTY; encoded by the coding sequence ATGACCGAAAACGCGAAAACGACTCCCGCCGCCCGCGCAGAACTATTGCGCTCTCTCCACGCGCCCGGAACGCCGCTCATCGTCTCCAATGTGTGGGATGCCATTACCGCGCGCATCGTCGCCGAAGCCCCCGGAGTACGCGCCCTTGCTACCGCGAGTCATGCCATCAGCTTCGCCAACGGAGTCTCCGATGGCGAAGGTCTCACCGTTGACCAAGCGCTCAACGCCGCCTCCATCATCTGCAACGCCGTGGAGATCCCCGTCTCGGTGGACTTCGAGAAGGGCTACGCCGCGGATGCCGCTGGCGTGCAAGCAAACGTCGAACGCTTGATCGCAGCGGGAGCATCCGGTCTCAACATCGAAGACAGCTCGAGCCCGGCCAAAGCTCCCCTCTTTGAACTGGCGCACGCGGCGGCTCGCGTTGCCGCAGCCCGCGCTGCCGGAGAGGCCACGGGGGTTCCGATCGCGATCAACGCTCGCGTGGATGTGCTCGCTGGCGGAGGCGAGTGGGAGGACATGGTCGCTCGTGCGAACGCTTATCTGGCCGCCGGCGCCGACTGTATTTTCGTGCTCGGTCTCGGCGACGAAGACATGGTGCGCGATGCGATCGAGCAGGTCAATGGCCCGATCTCGGTGATTGGTGGACCCGGCTACATCCCCCTTAAGGCACTCGCTGAACTTGGCGTAGCCCGCGTGAGCTTCGGGCCACGCACGCTTGGCCTCACCCTCTCGCACCTGCACGCGGCCGCCACCCAACTCACCGCACTTGGCGAGTATCCCGATGAACTCGGCTTCACCTACTGA
- a CDS encoding lycopene cyclase domain-containing protein: MTYWLLNAVFLALVVALVITVVVRRRSPQWRAIAITMGILLVMTAVFDNVMISVGLVGYSAEAISGAFIGVAPLEDFAYAIAAVVLLPCLWMLLGGRREDTNA, from the coding sequence ATGACGTACTGGCTACTGAACGCCGTCTTCTTGGCTCTTGTTGTCGCCCTCGTGATTACCGTCGTCGTGCGTCGGCGCTCGCCGCAGTGGCGTGCGATCGCCATCACGATGGGCATTCTGTTGGTGATGACTGCCGTCTTTGACAACGTGATGATCTCGGTCGGCCTGGTTGGCTACAGCGCGGAGGCGATCAGTGGCGCTTTCATCGGCGTCGCCCCGCTCGAAGACTTCGCGTATGCGATCGCGGCTGTCGTGCTGCTGCCTTGCCTGTGGATGCTGCTGGGTGGGCGCCGAGAGGACACCAATGCTTAA
- a CDS encoding VanZ family protein, whose translation MHEGPKTSRFRRRITGVLFVGYSIFVAAVTLTPQVPGSGTLTRNVYRVLAAFHNRGLLLSVDYLTIEFIGNILMFVPLGIFMAMLVARRHWWVLLFTGTLMSGFIELSQMLFLTERYPDVRDLVSNTIGFLLGAVGAILIRLVVAHRDRLVERDRRDAERARPTERRR comes from the coding sequence GTGCACGAAGGGCCTAAGACGTCGCGCTTTCGGCGGCGCATAACGGGGGTGCTGTTTGTCGGGTACTCAATTTTCGTTGCCGCCGTAACGCTGACTCCGCAAGTGCCTGGTTCGGGCACCCTCACTCGAAACGTCTACCGAGTTCTGGCGGCATTCCACAATCGGGGACTCCTTCTCAGTGTTGATTATCTGACGATTGAGTTCATCGGCAACATCCTGATGTTTGTGCCTCTTGGCATCTTTATGGCCATGTTGGTTGCGCGTCGGCACTGGTGGGTGCTGTTGTTCACTGGCACCCTGATGTCTGGCTTTATCGAGCTCAGTCAAATGCTCTTCTTGACTGAGCGCTACCCCGATGTGCGCGATCTGGTGTCCAACACGATCGGATTCCTTCTCGGTGCCGTCGGGGCGATTCTGATCCGCCTCGTCGTCGCTCATCGAGACAGGCTTGTAGAACGCGATCGCCGAGATGCGGAGCGCGCACGCCCCACTGAGCGGCGACGTTAG
- a CDS encoding lycopene cyclase domain-containing protein translates to MIFLYLLALLISLTGMVVLDRRFSLFFWRDVRRARIVLPVGVLFFLVWDLFGVGLGIFFRGETEFMTGLLVAPEVPLEEVFFLTLLCYLTMNVYGALTRERPNAATAPADPSQPAATTEGSAA, encoded by the coding sequence GTGATCTTCCTTTACCTTCTCGCGCTGCTGATCTCACTCACCGGCATGGTGGTGCTTGATCGTCGTTTCTCGCTGTTTTTCTGGCGAGACGTGCGTCGCGCGAGGATCGTGCTGCCGGTAGGCGTGCTGTTCTTTCTCGTGTGGGATCTCTTCGGTGTGGGGCTCGGCATCTTCTTTCGGGGAGAAACCGAGTTCATGACGGGGCTACTCGTCGCCCCAGAGGTGCCCTTGGAAGAGGTCTTCTTTCTCACGCTGCTCTGCTATCTCACGATGAACGTCTACGGCGCTCTCACTCGGGAACGCCCGAACGCCGCCACCGCCCCGGCCGATCCTTCGCAACCGGCCGCCACCACCGAGGGGAGCGCGGCATGA
- a CDS encoding MFS transporter has product MTDKTPDNDVSKTPAVPRVANTRAIGTVGQGLIADSPIPKSRVRAWALWDWGSAAFNAVVTTFVFSTYLASGLFIDPEILAAAGDDSKNPALVLAQANNTTVISGALTIAGILVAILAPILGQRSDGSGRRKLWLAINTGLVVLAMGAMFFVAPIPSYIYLGAALLAAGNIFFEFASVNYNAMLVQVSTPKTVGRVSGFGWGMGYIGGIVLLIILLVLFIQDFGSETGSGLLNMPSGSDGGALDIRYAVLASAAWFAIFAIPVLIAVPEIPAGARENRVSFFASYAKLFGTIKTLAKKSPQVLMFLLASAVFRDGLAAVFTFGAIIAAQVFGFSPSEVIYFAVAANLVAGIGTFIGGWLDDKLGAKNVIIGSLIGLVLAGLAVLFVGDAKTGFWIAGLFLTLFVGPVQAASRSFLARITPVGREGEIFGLYATTGRAVSFLAPGLFTLFVTLTGDTRFGIIGIVLVLLAGLVLMLPVKAKQSVID; this is encoded by the coding sequence ATGACGGACAAGACCCCCGACAACGATGTCTCTAAGACTCCCGCCGTTCCTCGCGTCGCCAACACGCGCGCGATTGGAACAGTCGGGCAAGGTCTGATTGCTGATTCCCCCATCCCCAAGAGCCGCGTACGCGCTTGGGCACTATGGGACTGGGGCTCCGCAGCGTTCAACGCCGTCGTCACCACTTTTGTGTTCAGCACCTACCTCGCCAGCGGATTGTTCATCGATCCCGAGATTCTCGCCGCCGCTGGAGATGACAGCAAAAACCCCGCCCTCGTGCTCGCGCAGGCGAACAATACGACAGTGATCTCGGGTGCGCTCACGATCGCCGGCATCCTCGTAGCGATCCTGGCTCCCATCTTGGGACAGCGATCGGATGGCTCGGGTCGCCGCAAGCTGTGGCTCGCCATCAATACGGGCCTGGTCGTGCTCGCGATGGGTGCGATGTTCTTCGTCGCCCCCATCCCCTCCTACATTTACCTCGGAGCCGCGCTGCTGGCCGCCGGCAACATCTTCTTCGAGTTCGCGAGCGTCAACTACAACGCAATGCTCGTTCAGGTCTCAACGCCCAAGACCGTCGGTCGCGTCTCCGGCTTCGGCTGGGGAATGGGCTACATCGGCGGAATCGTTCTGTTGATCATCCTGCTCGTGCTGTTCATTCAGGACTTCGGCAGCGAAACCGGCAGCGGCCTGCTGAACATGCCATCTGGCTCTGATGGCGGTGCACTCGACATTCGTTACGCCGTACTCGCCTCGGCCGCATGGTTCGCGATCTTCGCCATCCCGGTGCTGATCGCCGTGCCCGAGATTCCTGCCGGCGCCCGCGAAAACCGGGTGAGCTTCTTCGCTAGCTACGCGAAGCTCTTTGGAACCATCAAGACTCTCGCCAAGAAGAGCCCCCAAGTGCTGATGTTCTTGCTCGCGAGCGCCGTGTTTCGAGACGGCCTCGCCGCCGTCTTCACCTTCGGCGCCATCATCGCAGCGCAAGTGTTCGGCTTCAGCCCTAGCGAGGTAATCTATTTCGCCGTCGCTGCCAACCTTGTTGCGGGCATCGGAACCTTCATTGGCGGATGGCTCGACGACAAGCTCGGCGCCAAGAACGTCATCATCGGCTCACTCATCGGTCTCGTGCTCGCCGGCCTCGCCGTGCTCTTCGTCGGCGACGCCAAGACCGGGTTCTGGATCGCCGGACTATTCCTGACACTGTTCGTCGGCCCCGTGCAGGCAGCAAGTCGTAGCTTCCTCGCGCGCATCACTCCTGTCGGTCGCGAGGGCGAAATATTCGGCCTCTATGCAACCACCGGTCGTGCCGTCAGCTTCCTCGCTCCCGGCCTCTTTACCCTCTTCGTGACTCTCACCGGCGATACCCGCTTCGGCATCATCGGAATCGTGCTCGTGTTGCTCGCCGGTCTCGTGCTCATGCTGCCGGTTAAAGCCAAGCAATCGGTGATCGATTAA
- the crtI gene encoding phytoene desaturase family protein, whose protein sequence is MSDVVVIGGGIAGLASAALLAKEGHSVTLLEGLPEVGGRAGSWEHDGFRFDTGPSWYLMPEVFDHFYKLMGTSAAEQLSLITLDPGYRVYFEGSTEALDISTDLEENLALFESIERGSGKQMRKYLVSAQDTYELAKKYFLYTTFADLRTSATKEVLAKAARFTRLLVEPLSRLVARTVKDDRLRKVLGYPAVFLGSSPYLTPSMYHLMSHLDLADGVLYPMGGFTRVIESIADVARAAGVDIRTSSRVTRIVTVDGVATGVEYTDAAGKSHTLSADTVVSAADLHHTETTMLEPSEQTYPADYWSKKTPGPSALLLYLGVKGELPQLEHHTLLFMKDWQEGFEAIFGAEPKVPEPASLYICKPSGVDPNVAPEGFENVFVLVPIPADPSIGHGEVDGDGDPRIEQLADKVIAQISDWTGIPDLAERVTVRRTVGPGDFADDLNAWRGTALGPAHTLKQSAFFRAGNVSKKVTGLYYVGGSTIPGIGLPMCLISAEVLVKRLRGDTSAGPLAEPLMPVVAPQPRPWP, encoded by the coding sequence ATGAGTGACGTTGTAGTAATTGGTGGTGGGATTGCCGGTCTAGCGAGCGCGGCGCTTCTTGCCAAGGAGGGCCATTCGGTCACGCTTCTTGAAGGCTTGCCTGAGGTCGGCGGCCGCGCTGGGTCGTGGGAGCATGACGGTTTTCGGTTTGATACCGGTCCATCGTGGTACCTCATGCCGGAGGTGTTCGATCACTTTTACAAGCTCATGGGCACGTCTGCCGCCGAGCAACTTTCGCTGATAACCCTCGATCCGGGCTACCGGGTATATTTCGAGGGCTCGACCGAGGCTCTCGACATCTCGACAGATCTCGAAGAGAATCTGGCACTGTTCGAGAGCATCGAGCGCGGTTCTGGCAAGCAAATGCGCAAGTACTTGGTGTCGGCACAAGACACCTACGAGCTGGCAAAGAAGTACTTTCTCTACACAACGTTCGCTGACCTGCGCACGAGTGCCACGAAGGAAGTTCTCGCCAAAGCCGCTCGCTTTACGCGCCTGCTTGTCGAGCCGCTCTCGCGCCTTGTTGCCCGCACCGTAAAAGATGATCGATTGCGCAAAGTGCTTGGCTACCCGGCGGTGTTCTTGGGATCTTCGCCGTACCTCACGCCCAGCATGTATCACCTCATGAGCCACCTCGATTTGGCCGATGGCGTGCTCTATCCGATGGGGGGATTCACCAGGGTCATCGAGAGCATCGCTGACGTTGCGCGGGCTGCTGGCGTCGACATCCGCACCAGCTCGAGAGTTACCCGCATCGTGACCGTCGATGGTGTTGCTACCGGGGTCGAATATACGGATGCCGCAGGCAAGTCCCACACTCTGAGTGCTGACACGGTGGTCTCGGCCGCCGACCTCCACCACACCGAGACGACGATGCTGGAGCCGAGCGAGCAGACCTACCCTGCCGACTACTGGAGCAAGAAGACTCCCGGGCCGAGTGCGCTCCTGTTGTACCTGGGTGTCAAGGGTGAGTTGCCACAGCTTGAGCATCACACGCTGTTGTTCATGAAGGACTGGCAAGAGGGCTTCGAGGCAATCTTCGGTGCCGAGCCGAAGGTGCCCGAACCCGCGTCGCTCTACATTTGCAAGCCGAGTGGCGTCGACCCCAACGTTGCTCCCGAAGGCTTCGAGAACGTGTTCGTGTTGGTGCCAATTCCGGCAGATCCCTCGATCGGTCATGGCGAGGTTGATGGCGACGGCGACCCGCGCATTGAACAATTGGCCGACAAGGTGATCGCCCAGATCAGCGACTGGACCGGCATCCCCGATCTTGCTGAGCGGGTCACGGTTCGTCGAACGGTTGGCCCCGGCGATTTTGCCGATGACCTTAACGCGTGGCGTGGCACCGCGCTCGGTCCGGCGCACACTCTCAAGCAGAGTGCGTTCTTCCGCGCTGGCAACGTGAGCAAGAAGGTCACGGGCCTCTACTACGTTGGTGGGTCCACGATTCCCGGTATTGGGCTCCCGATGTGTTTGATCAGTGCCGAGGTGCTCGTGAAGCGACTTCGCGGCGACACGTCTGCTGGCCCGCTTGCCGAGCCGCTGATGCCCGTGGTCGCGCCTCAACCGAGGCCCTGGCCGTGA
- a CDS encoding prenyltransferase — MLKDLFLSSRPLSWVNTAFPFAAAYYLTAGVIDLTFVLGTIFFLVPYNLAMYGINDVFDYESDLRNPRKGGVEGALLDPRMHRPTLIAAAVTTIPFLIYLVIVGNPLSWLVLLVSMFAVVAYSAKGLRFKERPFLDSLTSSTHFVSPAIYALVLVGAVFTPQLWAVLGAFFLWGIASHAFGAVQDVLADRAADISSIATVIGARATTRFAVVAYLAGGILLLFSAWPGPLAAILVLPYAAMCAPFWNITDATAESANRGWKNFLALNFVTGFFVTMLLIWWAFIR; from the coding sequence ATGCTTAAGGATCTCTTTCTCTCCTCGCGCCCGCTGAGCTGGGTCAATACAGCGTTCCCCTTTGCGGCGGCTTACTACCTCACCGCCGGCGTGATCGATCTCACCTTCGTGCTCGGCACCATCTTTTTCCTCGTGCCTTACAACTTGGCAATGTATGGCATCAATGACGTGTTCGACTACGAGTCTGACCTGCGCAATCCCCGCAAGGGCGGTGTCGAGGGGGCCCTTCTTGACCCGCGGATGCACCGGCCGACGCTCATCGCCGCCGCCGTCACGACCATCCCGTTCCTGATCTATCTCGTGATCGTCGGCAACCCGCTCTCGTGGCTCGTGCTGCTGGTCAGCATGTTTGCCGTTGTCGCCTATTCGGCGAAGGGTTTGCGCTTCAAGGAGCGCCCGTTTCTCGACTCGCTCACATCGAGCACGCACTTCGTCTCGCCCGCGATCTACGCACTCGTGCTTGTCGGAGCTGTTTTCACGCCGCAACTCTGGGCCGTGCTCGGAGCGTTCTTCCTGTGGGGGATCGCCTCGCATGCCTTCGGCGCCGTGCAAGACGTGCTCGCTGACCGTGCCGCAGACATCTCGTCGATCGCGACCGTCATCGGGGCGCGAGCCACCACTCGCTTCGCCGTCGTCGCGTACCTGGCCGGCGGCATCCTGTTGCTCTTCTCCGCCTGGCCTGGCCCGCTCGCCGCAATTCTCGTGCTGCCCTACGCGGCGATGTGTGCACCGTTCTGGAACATCACGGATGCCACAGCCGAGTCAGCAAACCGTGGCTGGAAGAACTTCCTCGCCCTCAATTTCGTCACCGGCTTCTTCGTGACGATGCTGCTGATCTGGTGGGCCTTCATCCGCTAG
- a CDS encoding squalene/phytoene synthase family protein, translating into MSSRLKLYDRVAEDAASIVIRSYSTSFSAASRLLGTDVRQHVENIYALVRVADEIVDGGAEEAGLDLIATGRQLNELERETELAIESGFSSNLIVHAFALTAREVSFGAELTAPFFESMRMDLSQKEHDQASFERYVYGSAEVVGLMCLCAFLHGHDVSDGQRAKLERGACALGAAFQKVNFLRDLADDFETLGRSYFPGIDVASFTEVEKIRLLDDLDADLRAAAIGSELPASSKKAVALAHSLFAELSRRIRSTPASALVTTRVRVPNIVKVRLAAAAAIGVTPRP; encoded by the coding sequence GTGAGCTCACGCCTCAAGTTGTATGACCGCGTCGCCGAAGATGCGGCCAGCATCGTTATCCGCAGCTATTCCACGTCGTTTTCTGCGGCATCCCGACTTCTTGGCACGGATGTTCGCCAGCACGTCGAGAACATCTACGCGCTCGTTCGCGTGGCTGATGAAATCGTTGATGGCGGTGCTGAAGAGGCCGGGCTCGACCTGATTGCCACCGGTCGTCAACTGAATGAACTTGAACGGGAAACTGAGCTCGCCATCGAGAGCGGTTTCAGCTCGAACCTGATCGTGCACGCGTTCGCGCTCACCGCACGGGAGGTGTCGTTTGGGGCAGAACTCACGGCGCCCTTCTTCGAGTCGATGCGCATGGATCTCAGCCAGAAAGAACATGATCAGGCCAGCTTCGAGCGTTACGTTTATGGCTCGGCCGAGGTCGTGGGGCTGATGTGCCTGTGTGCGTTTCTGCACGGCCACGACGTCAGCGATGGGCAGCGCGCCAAGCTTGAGCGCGGTGCGTGTGCGCTTGGGGCCGCCTTTCAAAAGGTCAACTTTTTGCGCGACCTCGCTGACGATTTTGAGACGCTCGGCCGCAGCTATTTCCCGGGCATAGATGTTGCCTCCTTCACCGAGGTCGAAAAGATCCGACTGCTCGATGATCTCGATGCTGACCTGCGAGCTGCCGCGATCGGCTCAGAGCTTCCGGCGAGCAGCAAGAAGGCTGTTGCGCTCGCACACTCCCTTTTTGCTGAGCTTTCGCGACGCATCCGATCGACTCCAGCGAGTGCGTTGGTGACGACGCGGGTGCGGGTTCCGAACATTGTTAAAGTGCGGCTGGCTGCGGCTGCCGCGATAGGAGTGACTCCTCGACCATGA